CAATAGGACCTCGGGGACACAGGCTATCTGTGTGGTTACCTCCTTAGGAATCCCATTGTTGGAGATGCATGCATTCGGGTGAATGGGACTTTCTTCCGTGGAACTTATTAAATTAGCTCCATCTTTGTGTCCGTGTTTACCGGTAATATTACGTGCATGTACCGAGGAAAAAGCAGCATTTAATGATCTTATTAGCCAATTACCAAGCAGTGTGGTCCTGTCTACAAAGaccctttaaaaaagaaatggcgTACGAGTCTTGCCATCATTGAATTAACACAATATGAATGAATTCAAGTGAtagtaacattaaaaaatgaagagaatatataaattaaaataattttatatatttgggtCGGTGGAATTGCTATTAAATATTCCCACTAatttaatgttaattaaaaacccaaaaaaatgaTTGCTGGCTCGTCGGTGGGATTCACCAGTCATAATGAGCTTGGGTACACTTCAAGGCCATGTTTGGCTGGATgtacatgtataaaaaaacatggaattGAAGGGAAGGATAAGGATTGGTGGCAACTTGGGGTATCTGTTCTTCGACTGGTTTACTGCTTGGTTAGGAATGTTAAAAACCAAGTAGATGAGGGGCAGATCAAGAAAAGGTTCCAAATATTACATTCCATGAATCATTTCATAGAAGTTCTAACACCCTGACACGTATCAAATGCTATTACTTAGAAATACTACAAAAGGATCCAGTATTGGGGGTATGTTTGCTTACTACAATTTTGAGATGCCCCTTGTGGGCATATGTGGAATTGCAGCAATGCTTTTGTGACCTGGTGGTGTTGTAGATTGTAATATAACTTTGTCTACTCCCACCTAGGTCCACCCATTTCTGACCCATCTTGCCCCCTTGACTACAGCTGCCTCTCTGGCACCACATTCCACCATATACACTAAatagacacctgaccattacaccaacagggactttgatgacatcacattctaaatacatagacattaatatgtagttggtcctcccctttgcagctataacggcttccactcttctgggaaggatttccacaagattgtggCGAGTTTATGtcggcataccaagacattgtggacaatgctctgcttccaactttgtgggaagagTTTGAAGAAGGCTCCTTTCTAATTCAGCATGACTGCACCCCAGCgtacaaagcaagctccataaagacatggttggatgagtttggggtggaagaacttgaccggccgcacagagccctgacctcagccccatcaaacacctttgggatgaactggaacggagattgcgagccaggtcttctcatccaacatcagcgcctgacctcacaaacgctctactggatgaacgggcaaaatcccacagaaactctccaaaatcttgtggaaagcctttgtTGTTATAACTGCAAAGAAGGGACCAACTTCATAGTAATGTCAATGTTTTTtaggatgtgatgtcatcaaagtccctaaTGGTCAGCTGTCCCAATAGTGTATGTTGACAGGCCGACAGCCACGGGCTTTGAGGTGAAGACTTCTCTATAATGCCCAAAGAACATCGCTGTTTTCCATCAGTATCATGCTGAACATCAGCATGCAGTTTACCTTTCTTCAGCTTTATGGAGTGATTCATATTTCTGCCTTAGGAtatcaaaaaatatttcttttatactCACTGCCCCCTTCTCTTTTTGTTTTCACCCCGAGGATTGTATCAGGAGGAGTTAACAGGTGGGttttttaccatttatttaCTCCAAACTCGGTAAATGTGATCATTATGACCATAATATATTGTTTCTCCAGGGCGTGAATTCCTTACTCTGTTTGAAAACTAAGAAAAACATGGGGCCTCTCCTCTATCGAAACACATATCGTAATTATACGGGCTGGTTTGTAAGTTACAGTTAAAAAAGATAGTTATGTAATtataaaatacttatttaaaataaaaaaataaaagtgacatGAATAAAATGCCCATGGATTTCGTAGATAATTCCACCCAACTTTGTCCATTTTAATTCCTTCTCCATAAAAAATGGACTTTTAATCTTTCTTttacgattttttttttctgccaattctGTATGTTCTATATGTTCTTATTACtgcgtgattttttttattttttaatttaaaaaaaaaaaacaaatgcaaattaaaaaataacccttctttaatatacaaaatttGAAATCTTTCAATTTATGTCCTGATAGATCACCAAAAAGATAAATCGATGAATGTCCACAATCTACTCTTtcgagcataaaaaaaaaaaaaaaaaaactttataaaacTCGGAAGATTTACCTATTTTGAGTCTGATTTtaataatcatatttatttaaaaaaatggtaagaaGCACGTTGGTTGATGTAATTGGAAGGAAGCTGAGGTTTTCATGTAGAAATGATAGAGTGGTCTTGTGAATTCAAGGATCCCTTCTGTCCCAATGGCTGCTTAGATACCAGAGGTTTAAGAAGCCACATGCTTTTCTTTATGTTCTTCTTAATCCGTGCTTACGCCGAACAGAAGGGAGGGGAGTGACCACCATACGCTCCATCAATGGAAACCTCCCCTGTTTTCTTTCTGGAGAAAAAGACTTCCATTTAATGGGATAAATGAGCCATGTTTGAAAAAATAGCAGCACGCAGTGGAAGGACCATGTATCAGTCTGGTGCTGGCATGGGGAACAAAGCTCGGTGGCCACCTTCATTCGGAAAATTAGGACGGAGGTCTGTATGAGAGGCTGGTCTGCAGCTGTTAGCTACTTGGCTTCTGAATGCCTTCCTAACAACAAGAATCCTAGGGGCCCAGCGGGGAAGGGAACACGAACACTAATTACACGGGTCAAGGGTCCTATCCAACAAGAAGATCTTGGATAAATCATTGCAATGCCCACTTGAGTCATTAACACTCTACACAGAGCAGCTCGTTTCAAATATGATAATCCTGCTGGCGAAGCATTGTGGCCCAGAGATATAAAGACTTTTAATATCAATGAGCGGCTAATGCTGAGACAGAAGAAACGTGGATCTCGTTAATGAGATTTAAGGAAAGAAGGCAATGACGATATCTATAGAATGGACATCCTCATTCCAACTCAGAAGACAATAGTTTGCCACATGGTGCCAGATGCTTGAGGTggcttattatttatatacgaAGATCAGGCCCACCAGCACACAACAGGGGCCGATATCTTATTACATGGGGAACATGAGATCTAGAGGAGAAGAGGCTGGGAATAGGTTCAGACCTACAAGGCTGGAGGACCCTGGATTCAATATGTCCAATTCCATGACATTTATCCAGATGGAAAAGACCACCGGTATTCTGGTATGGAGAATGTACTTCCAGTCCAATATAACATAGCAGCACccaacaaagtacaggaggggtgCAACAGGTTGAGGTGGtcaatatatatgaatatatagagATACATCAGGGTAGTCCTGGAGATAGAGCTAGCTAAAGGCTGGAGATGAGCATTGTGTGTACTTGGGGTGTGATGGTGGTAGCTACATCATATATTTCCCTAGAAAATACTACCATTAATGCACTCTCCATTCTACAACTTAAGAAGGGTCATCAAATTCAGAGGAACAACTTAATGGTGAagaataatcatcatcatcatcatcaaagtGATAGGTCCACTTCAAGGGTTTAAAAAGACCTCCCAAGGGACAATTTTGAAGTCTTACATTATTTCCTTTAAATTCTAAATTCAGAAGAAGGTCTGGCAACACAGTCCAGGATGAAAACTAGGCTAGGACAGGATGGTCCCATGACACCTGTCTCCGCAACTGggcatctagtctgcccatcttTTGGTAAGTCTTTGGTCTCGTAAGGAGCCATATCCCCACCCCacccatgtttaaattccctcactgtattagcttctaccactaccgtcgggaggctgttccacttatctaccaccagcTCAACGAAGTAAAACTTGCTTGCATTTCTTAGCCTCTGACGCTCTGGTTTTAGAATACATGCTCAACTCCTAACGTTACTCCTCCTGGTGCTTTTACTGAAGCCTGCCATGCATTTACATACGTATGTAATTAAACAGATAAGCACGGGATCGGCCCTCGCGGATCACTTGTAGGGCGGCTTCTGCCCCCAACACTGACATTGACATTGAATCCTGGATGACCCCATAAACTATAAACTGTCCACTATATTTGCACAAAAACCCGATGCTGTAttgcatgaaaataattttgtgcAACGATGAAGATTCCCCAACTGTGGGGTGAAAGTGTCAGGTATgacaagtatttatttttttttcacttatttttgaGCGTgcatatctctctctcttttttcgcCCGATTCAGACAAGTGATTGATTCGCCCTGAGGTCTAGCAATCTAATTCAGTAGCAAAACACCCCGCCTTGCAAAACAGACCCCTTAGTGAATAGAAACGATGAGGTGTACTAACCCACCCACTAATCTACTTTTAATACAGTTCAACGTAATGCGGTGCGttgattgcatttttattaacgGTCTCCAGTTTTAATTTAACCCAGGGGTGGACTCCAACTCTGGCACTGCATGGGTTAATTCAGTTTCATAGAGATTCCCATTGGACATTTTATATTGGTTTTGAAAATATAGGAATACACTGAAGCTTAGAGGGATTTTTATGAGTCACTTAACCTCCTAAGAGTTTTCAATTCACTAAAAAATGTTAGATTGTATACAAATGCACATACTTATTTTTGTTAACGTGAAATTGTATCTGTTTTGCGTAAAATAATCACTTGAGCTATTACAAACAGATCTCTGTAGAGATACAGTGTACATCCGAGCCCCCTCTTCATGACTAACCTCAgttctatttaaaaaacacatcagATTATGTAAAAATTGCACATACTTGCTTTTGTTAACATGAAACCTTAACTATTTGCATGCTTTAAGTCATTAATCACCTGCACTATTACAAACAGATCTCTGTAGAGATACAATATACATCTATGTAACTGCAGTTCAAAAGTCAGACCATAAGAAAatcgtttttttttcataaaacttttttcttaagaAACTGCAAAGCTaatagaacattttataaaaatatatattgtaaacataagcaaaaatgtttgcttttacaAAACTCGggttagatattttttaatgaattaaatacattttaaaaggaaatactgataaaatatattttctagatTCTTTTTCTGATTATGTGGCTATTtgtaacaatatttttgtttggcatatatggaaagttttttttgtataatttcccAGATTACAGTAACCTCTACTGTTCCCATTCACAGCCCtctagtgtatgtgtgtgatatacAGATTATCTAGATTTCTTCAGAAATCTGTGGCATCATCTTCCAAGGTAAAGTGTTTCCTTGTGAAAGAAGAGCTGGTAGTCCTAGTgggagggaggagagaaggTGGTGGTGGTTGGGGGGGTTGGTTATCTGGAGGAGAAAGTGATATGTGTAACATGCTGCTTAAGGAAGTACACAATGAGAATAAAAAAGGCATGTCATGACCAGTTGACAGAGGGGAGTTACCTCTTTTATAAAGATCCTGCCTCATTCCGGGATACAGCTCAGCAAAGGGAGGAGAGGGAAGGTCAGATTAGACCAGGAGCTACAACCAATAAACCCCATCATTCCAACTGAGAAGTCACTGGGTAGCTAAGGAGAGCACCTGTTACAATTGCCTGAAGCTCTGTCTCCAGCATGGACCTCTCAGAAGAGCAGGATGTGCATCACACAAGCCCCCAAAAGCATCTGCCTAGAGGACACCGCAAAGGGACAGCTGCCACAGGGTCCCCCCAGAGATTAAGGTGTCAGAAAATTGTTAACGATGGGGTTTTGTCCTCTACCTCTGAAAGGCGCAACGAGAGGGAGAGGAACAGGGTGAAACTGGTCAACATGGGTTTTGCCAAGCTCAGGCAGCATGTGCCCCAGGCTCAGGGTCCCAACAAGAAGATGAGCAAGGTGGAGACCCTGCGCTCAGCTGTTGAGTATATCAGGGCTCTGCAGGCTCTGCTGATGGAGAGGCAGGGAGGAGGACCAGCTGGAGATGGTCAAGGAGGAGGACCTACCTCTGATGGACTTTCCCCGTGTGGGAGCAGCTGTTCTGGTGATTCTGGGTCCATGCCTTTGTCACCGAGGTCCTGCTCATCCTGCACTTCTGAAGAATGCTCTAGGGAGGACAGCAGCGTTTCTGATCCAGACTTCTTCCTAAGGCTACATGGCTGGGGATAGCAGGGCATCAAGGTTAGTGCTCCCaccatttaacccttttactttAGCAATGGGTAGCCCTTGTTTCACAGGGGGCAACTATGTGTGAatacttagactgtaagctcttcaaGCCAGAGATCTCCTTTCCTGATGTATCCATGTCTATTGTACCCCAATCATACCGTGGCAGAGGTTATGACaagtttttacatttgttataaTCGTTTGCTTAGATGTAATAAGGAcgtttcactttactgagagggaggtagataagtggaacagcctcccagtagaagtggtagagtttaatatagtgagggaattgAACTATGCacaggataggcatacggctccggaatctaagaccaaggattgattaaggtttgagtctttacagcaataCACACAGGAGACTAGCTTGACCAAACCATCATTTTCTGCTGTCAAACTTCTTTTCTGCTGGGTTAGGCATGGGCTGAACTCCTTTTCAGTTTGTGATCTAACACCCATCACTGCCAACCAGACTGAAGAAGGAGGTGAAGGATGGCTCTAATTCAGCTGTCCAGCCTTTTACAGAAGCATACAAATTGTCCAAAAACCATAATGCATGGGTTCAAACCCTTTTACAGTGTGATACATCTCATTGCAGTGATGGGTCAATACTTCTTGCTGCCTTGGCTCCCTTGCCAAACAATTATTGTGTTGCCCTCTAGGCAGATGCTCCTTTAGACCATATGGACAGTCCGGACTTGTTGTGATAGATTTTACTGCTTGTACAAACTTTGATACATTGAAAAGTATATACAATGGGCAGGGATTCGTGGTTGTAACTCAACAGTTTCCACCCATCATCTTCTAGCCAAGTAAAAGAAGACCTTGATGTCCACCACCAGGGTCCTTGTAGAAGAGACGCAGCCAGAtttgtgttcattttaattGAGCTCCATCAAAAGACCTGTCTGTGTCCCTAGTCTAATCCGTGTTGAATTCTAAACCGGATAGTTATGGAAACAAATCCTAGCATCAGATGAGAACCAAGTGGCCAATATTTGGCCATTCCCTCTAAGAATGCCATCACAGGCTGAGATAAGTGTCCTACTCCTTAAATCCTTATCTGTCCATCATGTCTACTAGAAGCAGATTCCAGGCTCCAGTGGCCTTTCTCTAAAAGTTACCTCTTCTTAATGTCCTTCTCTATCTCTTGTTCTGTCCAGCCCCCCCCACGTTGGCCATT
This window of the Spea bombifrons isolate aSpeBom1 chromosome 12, aSpeBom1.2.pri, whole genome shotgun sequence genome carries:
- the LOC128470643 gene encoding achaete-scute homolog 2-like, which gives rise to MDLSEEQDVHHTSPQKHLPRGHRKGTAATGSPQRLRCQKIVNDGVLSSTSERRNERERNRVKLVNMGFAKLRQHVPQAQGPNKKMSKVETLRSAVEYIRALQALLMERQGGGPAGDGQGGGPTSDGLSPCGSSCSGDSGSMPLSPRSCSSCTSEECSREDSSVSDPDFFLRLHGWG